Proteins from a genomic interval of Corynebacterium freiburgense:
- a CDS encoding aldehyde dehydrogenase (NADP(+)) translates to MSITPTTGKALDEILHNAAMASTQWASTPAAVRAKALITVADALDAHADSLVEIAQRETHLPEVRLRGELKRTTFQLRLFGEVITKGRCFDVRIDHADPQWPMGAPRPDLRRYLIPIGPVLVFSASNFPFAFSVAGGDSASALAAGNAVIVKAHHGHMELSLATNNVVVEALDSVDAPKGLFSTIFGTESGKIAIQDPRIQACGFTGGIPGGRALFDLAKSRPEPIPFYGELGSNNPVFVTQDAVKNAKEIVEGFIGSFTMGAGQFCTKPGTLVVPEDSNVIELLQAEAYPATHALLNTRIAESYEAVLAELKANQATGVVHEGGNANGIPQPTVMHTTAAAVLADRETLQQECFGPAAIVVTYRNAEELLKLARSFEGQLTATIFAEETEAKDPILRELVSICADMAGRVLWRQWPTGVSVTYAQQHGGPYPASTDVRTTSVGTAAIERFLRPVAYQGFPEEILPQELQDANPLNIPQQVHNSA, encoded by the coding sequence ATGTCTATTACACCTACCACTGGCAAAGCACTCGATGAGATTTTGCACAATGCCGCTATGGCAAGCACACAATGGGCATCAACCCCTGCGGCAGTCCGAGCAAAGGCTCTAATTACTGTGGCTGACGCCCTCGATGCACACGCGGATAGTTTGGTTGAGATCGCCCAGCGGGAAACGCATCTGCCTGAGGTGCGGCTACGCGGCGAACTCAAGCGAACAACTTTTCAATTACGCCTATTTGGTGAAGTAATCACCAAAGGTCGTTGCTTCGATGTACGCATTGACCATGCCGATCCTCAATGGCCAATGGGCGCCCCTCGTCCTGATTTACGCAGGTACCTTATTCCAATTGGGCCCGTACTTGTGTTTTCAGCGTCAAATTTCCCCTTTGCATTTTCAGTTGCAGGTGGCGATTCCGCAAGTGCATTAGCTGCGGGAAATGCAGTTATTGTAAAGGCACATCACGGGCATATGGAATTGTCACTTGCCACGAATAACGTTGTGGTCGAAGCCTTGGATTCGGTTGACGCACCTAAAGGGCTATTTTCCACAATTTTTGGCACAGAATCCGGCAAGATTGCGATCCAAGATCCACGAATTCAAGCCTGTGGCTTTACCGGCGGAATTCCGGGTGGTCGAGCCTTGTTTGATTTGGCGAAATCCCGCCCTGAACCAATCCCATTCTATGGTGAATTAGGTTCAAATAATCCGGTGTTTGTCACACAAGATGCTGTCAAGAATGCCAAAGAAATCGTAGAAGGGTTTATTGGCTCATTTACAATGGGCGCTGGCCAATTCTGCACTAAACCGGGGACATTAGTAGTGCCAGAAGACTCCAATGTTATTGAACTTTTGCAGGCTGAAGCATATCCTGCCACCCATGCACTACTAAATACCCGTATTGCGGAATCATATGAGGCAGTATTGGCAGAATTAAAAGCGAATCAAGCCACTGGCGTAGTACACGAAGGGGGTAATGCCAATGGCATACCCCAGCCCACGGTAATGCACACTACTGCAGCGGCGGTGCTTGCTGATAGGGAAACTCTCCAACAAGAGTGTTTTGGTCCGGCCGCCATCGTGGTGACCTACCGTAATGCTGAAGAGTTATTAAAGTTGGCGCGGAGTTTTGAAGGCCAGCTTACCGCCACAATTTTTGCAGAAGAAACCGAAGCAAAAGACCCAATATTGCGTGAATTAGTAAGCATTTGCGCGGACATGGCTGGGCGCGTGTTATGGCGGCAATGGCCCACTGGAGTTTCCGTGACCTATGCGCAACAACATGGAGGTCCTTATCCTGCGTCTACTGATGTTCGTACAACTTCAGTAGGCACTGCCGCCATTGAGCGTTTTTTGCGACCGGTTGCCTATCAGGGATTCCCGGAGGAGATTTTGCCGCAGGAATTGCAGGACGCAAATCCACTGAATATTCCGCAGCAGGTCCATAATTCGGCTTAG
- a CDS encoding NAD(P)/FAD-dependent oxidoreductase has translation MDDKDSLVIGIIGAGPAGLAAAGAAVQSGATVIVIDANDQPGGQYFRHLSEAAGIPEGGELHHSWKEYLALRASFDKGIAQGKIEYFPHTQVFMCQQLGPRRQNSRFSLRLSPSTDCGTTPPVNEVVVDRLIVATGCFDRHVPIPGWDVPGVMAAGGIQAIIKGQGVLPGKKFVLAGTGPFLLPVASNILAAGGQVAAICESSAMTQWAPFAHYAAALPEKAIEGVQYMRDLVKHKVKFYTRTVVAKIHESNGEVSGVTVLGLDETGKPKRISERFIEADTVGLGFGFVPQLELLSSLGVNTWEYADGNTVAAVNKYQSTSVWGVWAAGEVTGVGGATLAISEGFIAGCAAANPNGIANGRGVAKHLSRISKHRRFADAMHRVHPVPEAWMSLITQDTVVCRCEEVHAGEIQQAVELLGATDQRAIKMVTRAGMGWCQGRICGYASACFGGTAGQGALKRPVSIPVDLQALANMFDSAQ, from the coding sequence ATGGATGATAAGGATTCCCTTGTTATCGGCATTATTGGTGCTGGTCCGGCAGGTTTAGCTGCTGCTGGTGCCGCGGTACAAAGTGGCGCAACTGTGATTGTCATTGATGCTAATGATCAGCCAGGGGGCCAGTATTTTCGGCACTTAAGTGAGGCAGCTGGCATTCCCGAAGGCGGCGAACTACACCACAGCTGGAAAGAGTACCTTGCTTTACGCGCATCTTTTGACAAGGGGATTGCGCAAGGAAAGATTGAATATTTTCCACATACCCAAGTGTTTATGTGCCAACAACTTGGACCTCGTAGGCAAAATTCAAGGTTCAGTTTGCGGCTCAGCCCCAGTACTGATTGCGGCACCACGCCGCCTGTGAATGAGGTAGTTGTCGATCGGCTTATTGTGGCCACCGGGTGCTTTGATCGGCATGTTCCTATTCCCGGATGGGATGTTCCTGGCGTTATGGCGGCGGGAGGAATTCAAGCAATTATTAAAGGTCAGGGTGTTTTGCCAGGTAAAAAGTTTGTGCTGGCTGGCACTGGGCCATTCTTATTACCGGTGGCAAGCAATATCCTCGCGGCCGGTGGGCAAGTCGCAGCTATTTGCGAAAGTTCCGCGATGACACAGTGGGCACCATTTGCGCACTATGCAGCGGCACTTCCAGAAAAGGCTATCGAAGGCGTCCAATATATGCGGGATCTAGTGAAACACAAAGTAAAGTTCTATACCAGAACGGTTGTGGCCAAAATTCATGAATCGAATGGTGAAGTCTCTGGAGTTACCGTATTGGGCCTGGATGAAACCGGGAAACCAAAACGAATCTCCGAGCGGTTTATAGAGGCTGATACCGTCGGTTTAGGGTTTGGGTTCGTACCACAATTGGAATTACTATCCAGCCTGGGTGTAAACACCTGGGAATATGCTGACGGCAATACCGTAGCAGCCGTAAATAAGTACCAGTCCACATCGGTTTGGGGCGTCTGGGCTGCCGGTGAAGTCACTGGCGTTGGCGGTGCAACACTCGCTATATCGGAAGGTTTTATCGCTGGGTGTGCGGCAGCTAATCCAAACGGCATTGCGAATGGCCGAGGCGTGGCAAAGCATTTGTCTAGGATCTCAAAACACCGCAGATTCGCCGATGCAATGCACCGAGTGCATCCAGTACCTGAGGCTTGGATGTCACTAATTACACAGGACACGGTTGTATGCCGGTGCGAGGAGGTACATGCCGGTGAAATCCAACAAGCCGTAGAACTGCTTGGCGCTACTGACCAGCGGGCTATCAAAATGGTCACGCGCGCTGGCATGGGGTGGTGTCAGGGGCGAATATGCGGGTATGCGTCTGCGTGTTTTGGTGGTACAGCGGGGCAGGGAGCATTAAAACGCCCAGTCAGCATTCCGGTAGACCTCCAAGCGCTCGCAAATATGTTTGATTCAGCTCAATAG
- a CDS encoding (2Fe-2S)-binding protein translates to MAKPHNQSIVVFLDGQQYEVTAGLSVAGFLLENGIRSWRSTRVHGKQRGLYCGIGACFDCLITVDSQPFQRACMVQLAEGMRIETHQTGEGSE, encoded by the coding sequence ATGGCTAAGCCGCACAACCAGAGCATTGTAGTGTTCCTGGATGGACAACAATATGAGGTCACTGCTGGTTTAAGCGTGGCTGGTTTTCTGCTGGAAAACGGTATTCGATCCTGGCGTTCCACTCGTGTTCATGGAAAACAACGAGGTTTATATTGCGGCATTGGAGCATGTTTTGACTGCTTAATTACCGTGGATAGCCAACCATTTCAGCGTGCTTGTATGGTGCAGCTAGCCGAAGGTATGAGGATTGAAACGCACCAAACCGGGGAAGGGAGTGAGTAA
- a CDS encoding NAD(P)/FAD-dependent oxidoreductase encodes MERTADVIIVGAGIVGSAIAYFTTLYGLKTIVVDRGLPANGTSSACEGNILVSDKELGPELELTQYSLRVWKEDLQEFGHLWEFESKGGIIVASKESSLASLQRFSESQRAHGITATALSLDELRELEPNIRPTALGASWYPEDAQVQPMLATFHLLRMARERGAKFYPNTPVQNIMVAEDNSVRGIQTNNGEFYAPVIVNAAGTWAGEVAKTVQVDIPINPRRGFVMVTVPLPPMVFHKVYAAEYVDNVGSSDAGLQSSPVVEGTPAGSILIGSSRERVGFDQSISVQALQTIATNAIELFPFLAKVKILRHYHGFRPYCPDHLPVIGHDTQVPGLVHAAGHEGAGIGLSVGTGKLVAQAILGHDTDLPLDAFTPDRFLAASGAHHG; translated from the coding sequence ATGGAGCGCACCGCAGACGTAATTATCGTAGGTGCCGGAATCGTTGGCTCAGCGATTGCATATTTCACAACACTCTATGGCCTAAAAACTATTGTTGTGGACCGCGGATTACCTGCCAACGGGACGAGCTCGGCATGCGAAGGCAATATTCTGGTTAGCGATAAAGAACTAGGCCCGGAGCTCGAACTCACACAATATTCATTACGAGTTTGGAAAGAAGATCTTCAAGAATTTGGTCATCTTTGGGAATTTGAATCGAAAGGCGGCATTATTGTCGCTTCGAAGGAAAGCTCCCTTGCCTCATTACAAAGGTTTTCAGAATCTCAACGGGCGCACGGAATTACTGCAACAGCATTGAGCTTAGATGAATTACGCGAGCTGGAGCCAAATATTCGTCCCACAGCATTAGGCGCATCGTGGTACCCAGAGGATGCGCAAGTGCAGCCAATGTTGGCCACTTTTCACCTTTTGCGTATGGCACGAGAGCGTGGCGCGAAGTTTTACCCGAACACACCGGTTCAAAACATCATGGTGGCAGAAGATAATTCGGTGCGTGGAATTCAGACCAATAATGGTGAATTCTATGCCCCGGTCATAGTGAATGCTGCTGGTACTTGGGCTGGTGAAGTGGCAAAAACAGTGCAGGTGGATATTCCAATTAATCCGCGCCGCGGGTTTGTTATGGTGACCGTCCCACTACCACCGATGGTTTTTCACAAGGTCTACGCTGCGGAGTATGTAGATAACGTTGGAAGCTCAGATGCGGGATTGCAATCCTCGCCGGTTGTTGAAGGTACACCCGCAGGTTCAATCCTGATAGGTTCTTCCCGCGAGCGGGTAGGTTTTGACCAATCGATTAGCGTCCAAGCCCTGCAGACCATTGCCACGAATGCTATTGAATTGTTTCCATTCTTGGCAAAAGTGAAAATTTTGCGTCATTACCACGGATTTCGCCCATATTGTCCCGATCATCTCCCAGTGATTGGGCACGATACCCAAGTGCCTGGTCTTGTTCACGCAGCCGGGCATGAAGGTGCTGGAATTGGACTTTCAGTGGGAACGGGCAAACTTGTAGCACAAGCAATCCTTGGGCATGATACCGATCTACCTTTGGATGCATTCACGCCAGATCGTTTTTTGGCAGCTTCGGGAGCACACCATGGCTAA
- a CDS encoding GntR family transcriptional regulator, which translates to MTVSFLKPLSQPRSIREAVTEQLRTAIIAGDLKEGELYSAPALAALLQVSATPVREAMIDLDREGLVCTEKNKGFRITGMTDKELEEVTEIRLLIEPYATRQAALHYQDADLSLLRELVSKILAAAEEENINAYLVADRDFHMALMAPCGNAQLVELATRMRLKTRQYGLKGLMAEKRLVENAQEHVQMVDLMAKGDAQSLELLLASHISHARGLWNVKSE; encoded by the coding sequence ATGACTGTTTCCTTCTTGAAACCACTCTCACAGCCTCGGAGTATTCGGGAAGCGGTTACGGAGCAACTTCGAACCGCAATCATTGCGGGAGACCTTAAGGAAGGTGAGCTGTATTCGGCACCAGCACTTGCAGCACTACTCCAAGTTTCGGCTACACCAGTGCGGGAAGCAATGATTGACCTTGATCGAGAAGGGCTGGTGTGTACAGAAAAAAACAAGGGTTTTCGTATCACAGGAATGACCGATAAAGAATTGGAGGAAGTAACAGAAATACGATTACTGATCGAACCATATGCCACCAGGCAAGCGGCACTGCACTATCAAGATGCGGACCTATCATTACTCCGGGAACTTGTATCAAAAATTTTGGCAGCCGCTGAGGAAGAAAACATTAATGCATACCTAGTCGCCGATAGGGACTTCCATATGGCCCTTATGGCACCTTGTGGCAATGCTCAACTTGTGGAATTAGCTACTCGCATGCGGTTAAAAACGCGCCAATACGGTCTTAAAGGACTTATGGCGGAAAAACGCCTAGTAGAAAATGCACAAGAGCATGTCCAAATGGTAGATCTTATGGCCAAAGGGGATGCACAATCATTGGAATTACTGTTAGCCTCCCACATTTCACATGCGCGCGGTTTGTGGAATGTGAAATCCGAATAA
- a CDS encoding ornithine cyclodeaminase family protein has translation MVEFFNSTRIHSLVPPKVAIDALANVLRKGLDPEESSPRLFVDRPHGEFLIMPAHSGGYSGIPMSGVKVLTLTSSNRDIGMPPIHGLYILFDETTGAPVGVFEGAALTAIRTPATTVLGIQHLVQAQAVALGIANDLGIDRTMRVVVYGAGVQAEGHVRTMQAVFPKATFVICARTEANMNALRDKLSAEGFQVEASRTPDLAAADVVILATSSSTPVIGDVDVHSGLIIAAIGQHGLDARELQPETVLRSQVLLEGSTSALHENGNVTCLQQAGKWLRTPPVTLAETVRGIRTLQGPGPYIYTGVGMAWEDLAIAMVAYSMCSENAG, from the coding sequence ATGGTTGAGTTTTTCAATAGCACACGAATTCATTCCCTTGTACCACCTAAAGTAGCTATTGATGCATTGGCAAATGTGCTTAGGAAAGGACTTGATCCGGAGGAAAGTTCTCCTCGACTTTTTGTGGATCGCCCTCACGGCGAGTTCTTGATTATGCCCGCTCACTCAGGTGGATATTCGGGTATACCAATGAGCGGGGTAAAGGTTCTCACGTTAACCAGCAGCAATCGGGACATAGGTATGCCACCGATTCACGGTTTATACATATTGTTTGATGAAACGACCGGGGCGCCGGTTGGGGTGTTTGAAGGGGCAGCTCTCACCGCCATTCGAACTCCCGCCACAACAGTGCTTGGTATCCAACACCTGGTGCAAGCACAGGCTGTGGCATTAGGTATTGCCAATGACCTTGGGATAGACCGCACAATGCGAGTCGTTGTATATGGAGCGGGAGTCCAAGCCGAAGGACATGTTCGAACTATGCAGGCGGTTTTTCCTAAAGCAACCTTTGTTATCTGTGCACGCACAGAAGCAAACATGAATGCATTGCGGGATAAGCTCAGCGCTGAAGGTTTCCAGGTGGAAGCGTCACGTACGCCGGACCTGGCTGCGGCTGATGTCGTGATATTAGCGACGTCGTCCTCCACGCCGGTTATTGGCGACGTTGATGTGCACAGTGGCTTAATTATTGCGGCGATTGGTCAACATGGTTTAGATGCACGTGAACTGCAACCCGAAACGGTACTTCGATCACAAGTGCTACTAGAAGGCAGTACTTCCGCGCTCCATGAAAACGGTAATGTTACATGCCTCCAACAGGCTGGAAAGTGGCTACGTACACCACCAGTAACGCTTGCAGAAACTGTGCGAGGTATTCGAACGTTACAAGGCCCGGGACCTTATATTTACACCGGCGTAGGAATGGCCTGGGAGGACCTTGCCATTGCTATGGTGGCTTATAGCATGTGCTCGGAAAATGCTGGTTAA
- a CDS encoding proline racemase family protein, translated as MRTNRVFHAVDSHTEGMPTRVIVGGMPPIPGQTMAQRRLWFMEHADHVRKLLMYEPRGHASMSGAIIMPPTRDDADYGVLYIEVSGLLPMCGHGTIGVATVLVETGMVEVQEPTTTVRLDTPAGLVVANVHVEQGRAVSVTLDNVASFVDRFNASVSVPEFGTVQYDLAFGGNFYAFVKLEDLGIPFDRKYKQEMLTAGLAIMDAINAVDTPVHPLRNDIRGCHHVYLEAPGSDASHSRHAMAIHPGWFDRSPCGTGTSARMAQLHALGVLPLNTDFLNESIIGSQFTGRLVSETTVGKIPAVIPQITGRAWITGTAQYFLDPTDPFPEGFLL; from the coding sequence ATGCGCACAAATCGTGTATTCCATGCAGTAGATTCTCATACTGAAGGTATGCCAACGCGCGTTATAGTTGGCGGAATGCCGCCGATACCTGGCCAAACCATGGCACAGCGTCGCCTCTGGTTTATGGAACATGCGGATCATGTGCGCAAACTTTTAATGTACGAACCTCGTGGGCACGCCTCGATGTCAGGAGCTATTATTATGCCGCCGACTCGCGATGATGCGGATTATGGCGTGCTTTATATCGAGGTTTCAGGCCTACTTCCAATGTGTGGACACGGCACAATCGGTGTTGCGACAGTACTGGTAGAGACAGGGATGGTGGAAGTCCAAGAACCAACCACAACGGTTCGACTGGATACACCTGCGGGTCTAGTAGTAGCAAATGTTCATGTTGAACAAGGGCGTGCCGTTTCAGTAACGCTGGATAATGTCGCATCATTTGTAGATCGTTTCAACGCATCAGTGTCAGTGCCAGAATTCGGAACTGTGCAATACGATCTGGCTTTTGGCGGAAATTTTTATGCTTTTGTCAAACTCGAGGATCTTGGCATTCCATTTGATCGTAAATACAAGCAGGAGATGTTGACTGCCGGACTTGCAATCATGGATGCAATCAATGCCGTGGATACACCGGTTCATCCTCTTCGCAATGATATTCGTGGTTGCCACCACGTATATCTAGAAGCCCCGGGCTCAGACGCTTCTCATTCCCGGCATGCTATGGCTATTCATCCAGGTTGGTTTGATCGTTCACCTTGTGGCACAGGAACATCTGCCAGAATGGCGCAGTTACATGCTTTAGGTGTGCTACCACTCAATACTGACTTTTTAAATGAATCGATTATCGGTTCGCAATTTACTGGACGATTAGTTTCAGAAACTACAGTCGGAAAAATACCTGCTGTTATACCGCAAATTACGGGCCGAGCTTGGATTACCGGAACTGCACAGTATTTCCTCGATCCTACGGATCCGTTCCCCGAAGGTTTCCTGCTGTAA
- a CDS encoding dihydrodipicolinate synthase family protein: MSTSTEKKPWHGVLVATALPFNDDYSVDYDGFAEHVAWLAENGCDGVAPNGSLGEYQNLSEEERATVVKVAVEAAPKGFVVMPGVGAYGGLQTQYWAEQAAEAGAQALMLLPPNSYRANAQEVIEHYRLAASAGLPIVAYNNPIDTKVDLTPSLIAELHNEGYIVGVKEFSGDVRRAYEIKELAPTMDLLIGTDDTIVEMGIAGAVGWVAGYPNAFPQTMCELYRLSTSGDMNDLAKAKELYRESHSLLRWDSKTEFVQAIKLSMDLAGRKGGICRPPRGPLATEIHERITADTMAAIARNYH, translated from the coding sequence GTGAGCACTTCCACAGAAAAGAAACCATGGCACGGTGTACTCGTAGCTACCGCACTCCCATTCAATGATGATTACAGTGTTGACTACGATGGTTTCGCCGAGCACGTTGCATGGCTTGCTGAAAATGGCTGCGATGGCGTGGCACCAAATGGATCTCTAGGCGAGTACCAGAACCTTTCCGAAGAAGAACGCGCTACGGTCGTAAAAGTAGCGGTCGAAGCGGCACCAAAAGGTTTCGTAGTCATGCCAGGTGTAGGTGCCTACGGTGGATTGCAAACGCAATACTGGGCAGAACAAGCGGCAGAAGCAGGTGCGCAAGCGCTCATGTTACTGCCACCAAATTCCTATCGCGCGAACGCACAAGAAGTAATTGAGCACTACCGTTTGGCTGCATCCGCTGGTCTACCGATAGTGGCCTACAATAATCCGATCGATACAAAAGTGGATCTCACTCCATCATTAATTGCTGAGCTGCATAATGAAGGCTATATCGTCGGTGTCAAAGAGTTTTCAGGTGACGTGCGTCGCGCCTATGAAATAAAAGAACTCGCTCCAACAATGGATCTGCTAATCGGCACAGATGACACCATTGTTGAAATGGGTATAGCTGGAGCTGTTGGCTGGGTAGCTGGTTATCCAAACGCATTCCCGCAAACAATGTGTGAGCTATATCGGCTTTCAACATCAGGGGATATGAATGATTTAGCGAAAGCAAAAGAACTGTACCGTGAGTCGCATTCTTTGCTTCGCTGGGATTCCAAGACGGAGTTCGTCCAAGCAATCAAATTGTCTATGGACCTAGCCGGCCGAAAAGGTGGAATCTGCCGCCCACCACGCGGCCCATTGGCCACTGAAATACACGAACGCATTACTGCAGACACAATGGCGGCAATCGCACGAAACTACCACTAA
- a CDS encoding alanine/glycine:cation symporter family protein, producing MDTLVLISDGLWNPMAYFALGVGLVLTIVIGGAQFGLLPHTIKLIFQPKTDTSGISSVQALLLTIASRVGVGNIAGVATAIAAGGPGALFWMVMCALLGSAASFAESSLAQVYKRKINGELRGGMPFYVEYGLKLKWLAAILAIMTALGYGVLFPGVQSNNIANAMENAFAVPNWVSGVGVVAVLALVIFGGTKRIVRAVDLMVPVMAIGYIFVALAIVILNYDLIIPSLQLIFESAFGTHELFGGIAGAAMAWGVRRAVFSNVAGVGEGTYGAAAAAVNHPAQQGLVQSFSIFVDTCIVCFATGTMIVITGSYNVYASDKTPIVENLPGVEAGAAYTQNAVDTLIPGFGSGFVAIALLLFAFTTLVAFYYIAHTNLVYLFGHEPNFTISFGLKFALLGMVMYGAIESAETIWTIGDIGYASLGWINMFCILMLIPVVRKVIVDYRRQLKANIEPAFEPGALGIEGADFWEGKEETIPNYPHTGGPIPLEKD from the coding sequence GTGGACACACTCGTGTTGATCAGTGACGGACTGTGGAATCCAATGGCTTACTTTGCATTAGGAGTAGGCCTGGTTCTCACCATTGTGATCGGTGGAGCACAATTTGGCTTGCTACCACATACAATAAAGCTAATTTTCCAGCCCAAAACCGATACATCTGGCATTTCATCAGTCCAGGCCCTTTTACTTACCATTGCGTCTCGGGTGGGCGTCGGAAATATCGCCGGTGTAGCCACTGCTATTGCAGCAGGTGGCCCCGGCGCTTTGTTTTGGATGGTTATGTGTGCACTACTTGGATCTGCGGCATCATTTGCGGAGTCTTCCTTAGCACAGGTATATAAACGAAAAATCAATGGTGAACTCAGGGGCGGTATGCCGTTTTATGTGGAATATGGGTTAAAGCTCAAATGGCTCGCGGCAATACTCGCTATTATGACCGCGCTTGGATACGGCGTGCTCTTTCCCGGAGTCCAATCCAATAACATTGCAAACGCCATGGAAAACGCTTTTGCAGTGCCCAATTGGGTTAGTGGAGTTGGTGTTGTCGCAGTATTGGCACTCGTGATTTTTGGTGGCACTAAACGCATTGTTCGGGCAGTAGACCTTATGGTTCCAGTAATGGCGATTGGTTACATATTTGTCGCGCTTGCAATCGTGATATTGAATTACGACCTTATTATTCCAAGCTTGCAATTAATATTTGAATCTGCTTTTGGAACCCACGAACTTTTCGGTGGTATCGCCGGTGCCGCAATGGCATGGGGTGTGCGCAGGGCCGTGTTTTCCAATGTTGCTGGCGTTGGTGAAGGAACCTACGGTGCAGCAGCCGCAGCGGTGAATCATCCGGCCCAGCAGGGCTTGGTACAGTCGTTTTCCATCTTCGTTGATACCTGCATTGTGTGTTTTGCCACCGGAACCATGATTGTGATTACCGGTTCCTACAATGTCTATGCCTCAGACAAAACACCAATTGTGGAAAATCTCCCAGGTGTAGAAGCTGGCGCCGCATATACCCAAAATGCAGTGGATACATTGATACCAGGATTTGGATCTGGATTTGTGGCAATCGCATTGTTGTTATTCGCATTTACTACACTTGTGGCGTTTTACTATATCGCCCACACCAACCTTGTGTACCTCTTTGGTCATGAGCCAAATTTTACTATTAGCTTTGGGTTAAAGTTCGCCTTACTAGGTATGGTGATGTACGGCGCAATCGAATCTGCCGAAACGATCTGGACGATTGGTGATATTGGGTACGCATCACTGGGCTGGATCAATATGTTTTGCATTTTAATGTTGATCCCCGTAGTGCGGAAAGTCATTGTGGATTACCGGCGCCAATTGAAAGCAAATATAGAACCTGCGTTTGAGCCCGGGGCATTGGGGATTGAAGGCGCAGATTTTTGGGAGGGCAAAGAAGAGACAATTCCCAATTACCCACACACCGGTGGGCCAATACCCCTCGAAAAAGATTAA
- a CDS encoding cobalt-precorrin-6A reductase: protein MRALILGGTREAREIASLLQQDNWHVTSSLAGRVKQPALPVGEVRIGGFGGPAGLVTWLLKEKVEVVIDATHPFAERISISAAEATRATGVPLIALHRPAWQAGERDQWIPAGSMEEAARIAARRFHHIFLTIGRQQLAAFAKDPHNLYVIRCVDPPEVTLPRRHRLILSRGPFTLENEKQLMRDNQIDCLVTKNSGGELTRAKLDAARELGIPVIMVERPELPGGPQVRTVHTAQEAREAVYEV from the coding sequence GTGCGCGCACTAATACTCGGCGGGACCCGCGAAGCCCGCGAAATAGCCTCGCTTTTACAACAAGATAATTGGCATGTGACGAGTTCTCTTGCCGGAAGAGTCAAACAGCCAGCATTGCCAGTCGGGGAGGTACGCATTGGCGGATTTGGCGGCCCAGCAGGACTTGTCACATGGCTGCTTAAAGAAAAAGTAGAAGTGGTTATTGATGCCACACATCCGTTCGCAGAACGTATTAGTATTTCTGCTGCCGAAGCGACACGCGCTACCGGTGTGCCATTAATTGCATTACACCGTCCGGCTTGGCAAGCAGGGGAGCGGGACCAATGGATACCTGCTGGTTCAATGGAAGAAGCAGCACGAATAGCGGCACGTCGATTCCACCATATTTTCCTAACAATTGGGCGCCAACAACTCGCCGCTTTTGCAAAAGACCCACACAATTTATACGTAATTCGATGCGTTGATCCACCGGAAGTTACGCTTCCTAGACGACACCGGCTTATCCTATCTCGCGGGCCATTTACACTCGAAAATGAAAAACAACTAATGCGTGATAACCAAATAGATTGTTTGGTTACAAAAAACTCGGGTGGGGAACTTACCCGAGCAAAACTCGATGCTGCCCGAGAGCTTGGTATCCCGGTTATTATGGTTGAACGCCCAGAACTTCCCGGAGGGCCTCAGGTTCGCACTGTGCATACCGCACAAGAAGCCCGGGAAGCCGTCTACGAGGTATAA